The Streptomyces rimosus genomic interval GGAGCAGGGGCTGAACCAGACGGTCTGCGGCCTCTCGCTCAGCCGCTCGCAGCTGGGGCGGTTCCCGCACATCGGGTGGCCGGACATCCTGCCCGAGTCGGGCGGGGCCGCGGACCGGGTCCGGCGGGTGTGCCCGCGCTGCGCGTCGGTGGCCGGACGCCGGGGCACCGACGCCCGGCCGCGCTGGCACCGTACGAACCCCCGGCCGTGACGCAGCGGCGCCGCCGTGCCCGACGTACGGGTACGGCGGCGCCGGAGGGGCGACGGCCTCGAAGACGGGCTATCCCGGCCAGGTCCCCGTCGCCTTGCGCACCGCCACCGCTCCGCTGCGGTCCACGGCCGCCTTCACCACCGCGAGCGTGGCGCCCTGGAGCGCGGCGGCCGGCAGCACCTCCCGCCAGCGACGTTCCTCGTCGGTGGCCTTCGGTGCGTCCTCCTCGCGGCCGACCAGCTTCCACAGGCGCTTGAACAGGAAGCCGGCCAGCACCCCGCCGAGGGCACCGAACACCATGCCCAGGGGCTTGTAGAGCAGTTTGATCATCAGTGGTGTCCTTTGCTCCGGCAGGCCCGGCGGGCCTTGGCGCCCGCGGTGGCGAGCGGGCGGGCGGTCTTCTTCGCACGCGGCCCGGTACGCAGTCTCGTACGCCGCAGGTGCGGGCGCACCCGGGCGCGGCCACGGCGCCGCAGCACCAGGGCGCCGGCCAGCAGCGCACCGCCCGCGGCGGCGGCCGTCCGGACGGCCGTGGAGCC includes:
- a CDS encoding DUF4235 domain-containing protein — translated: MIKLLYKPLGMVFGALGGVLAGFLFKRLWKLVGREEDAPKATDEERRWREVLPAAALQGATLAVVKAAVDRSGAVAVRKATGTWPG
- a CDS encoding DUF3618 domain-containing protein; translated protein: MTSDPRSGDGASPAELRARIERTRQELGDTVAELADKADVKSRAQEKAARIKDSAAAATHRLTGSTAVRTAAAAGGALLAGALVLRRRGRARVRPHLRRTRLRTGPRAKKTARPLATAGAKARRACRSKGHH